The following proteins are encoded in a genomic region of Mycolicibacterium rutilum:
- a CDS encoding MarR family winged helix-turn-helix transcriptional regulator produces MTTEKLTMAQQVAAKTREAGPDHDPSSLALPLALYRAVTAFGRVAVDELTPVDLSMSQFNVLTVLKRADGPITMGALADSISVRQASLTSVVDTLTKAGFVTRKMNPRDRRSVVVAISKKGDQFMTEFLPGHYDFLQRLFAGINPRHRQQLLARLNELIDCLENYPSGQRTS; encoded by the coding sequence ATGACTACCGAGAAGTTGACGATGGCCCAACAGGTCGCGGCCAAGACCCGCGAAGCCGGACCCGATCACGACCCCTCTTCGTTGGCGCTCCCGCTTGCGCTCTACCGTGCCGTGACCGCCTTCGGTCGGGTAGCCGTCGATGAGTTGACGCCGGTAGACCTCTCGATGAGCCAGTTCAACGTTCTGACCGTCCTGAAGCGCGCCGACGGGCCGATCACGATGGGCGCACTGGCCGATTCTATTTCCGTACGCCAAGCCAGCCTGACGAGCGTGGTGGACACGCTGACCAAGGCAGGTTTTGTCACACGCAAGATGAATCCCCGCGATCGGCGCTCGGTAGTGGTCGCGATATCGAAGAAGGGCGATCAGTTCATGACCGAGTTTCTGCCCGGTCATTACGACTTTCTGCAGAGACTCTTTGCCGGTATCAACCCGCGACACAGGCAGCAGCTGCTTGCACGACTGAACGAACTAATAGATTGCTTGGAGAACTACCCGAGCGGCCAGCGCACCTCCTGA
- a CDS encoding alpha/beta fold hydrolase — MLKDASICVSLLGAETRFVDVDGVRTRTIQAGEGPDLILMHGGGGHAEAFARNVTALSRHFRVHALDLLGHGLTSGCEVAPKRKDYVSHLLGYMDQEGIDRAHLVGESLGGWIAAWTALEHPDRVDRLIYVCGARLTLEVGADAEARTAAGRAELARVTRQFLADPSPANVRERMAWLFHHPDRDLTDELVALRWALYQSEESRSALTNATAPPSAATAEDNLTAERLTSLTRPTLVLWTSHNPSATVEFGRRAAELIPGAEFALMEDCGHWPQWERPEEFNQILTNYLQGDRESRGQR; from the coding sequence TTGCTCAAAGACGCTTCAATTTGTGTGAGCTTGCTTGGAGCGGAAACACGCTTCGTAGATGTCGACGGCGTCCGAACCAGGACAATTCAGGCAGGGGAAGGTCCGGACCTCATTCTCATGCACGGGGGAGGCGGTCACGCCGAAGCCTTCGCCCGCAACGTGACGGCGCTGTCGCGTCATTTCCGAGTGCATGCGCTGGACCTGTTGGGTCACGGTCTCACCAGTGGTTGTGAGGTCGCCCCGAAGCGTAAGGACTATGTCAGTCACCTACTCGGATACATGGACCAGGAAGGCATCGACCGAGCCCACCTGGTGGGCGAGTCGTTAGGAGGTTGGATCGCGGCGTGGACTGCGTTGGAACATCCCGACCGTGTCGACCGATTGATCTACGTGTGCGGCGCGCGGTTGACGCTAGAGGTCGGCGCCGATGCCGAGGCTCGCACCGCTGCCGGGCGCGCAGAGCTTGCCCGGGTCACCCGGCAATTCCTGGCTGACCCGAGTCCGGCGAATGTGCGGGAGAGGATGGCCTGGCTTTTCCACCACCCTGACCGCGACCTGACCGATGAACTGGTGGCGCTGCGGTGGGCACTTTACCAGAGCGAAGAATCGCGGTCGGCACTGACGAACGCGACGGCGCCGCCCTCAGCGGCGACTGCTGAGGACAATCTCACGGCTGAGCGATTGACCAGCTTGACCAGGCCCACGCTCGTGCTGTGGACGAGTCACAATCCCTCGGCGACGGTGGAATTCGGACGGCGGGCAGCCGAGCTAATTCCCGGCGCTGAATTCGCATTGATGGAGGATTGTGGCCATTGGCCGCAGTGGGAACGGCCGGAAGAGTTCAACCAAATCCTCACCAATTATCTTCAAGGTGATCGCGAGTCCCGAGGGCAACGTTGA
- a CDS encoding cupin domain-containing protein: MSTSLQPKRRADDVTALRVMTEEMRPLLVGDGYQMFDVRAPQSSGPPPHQHPWDESYVVLEGELWVSRGGEEATLQVGEAIRVPAGVVHAYRVLSDGARWITTSSCPGGALDFFSDVDETSNGPGDVKALIEAAKRNSVRFADPALG; encoded by the coding sequence TTGTCTACTTCGCTCCAACCGAAGCGGCGTGCCGATGACGTGACCGCCCTGCGTGTGATGACAGAGGAAATGCGCCCGCTTCTCGTCGGCGACGGGTACCAGATGTTCGATGTGCGCGCTCCGCAATCATCGGGCCCACCGCCGCACCAGCATCCCTGGGATGAAAGCTATGTCGTGCTGGAGGGCGAACTGTGGGTAAGCCGCGGCGGCGAAGAAGCGACCCTGCAGGTGGGTGAGGCGATTCGAGTGCCGGCTGGCGTCGTGCACGCCTATCGCGTTCTCTCTGACGGCGCCCGGTGGATCACGACTTCGTCTTGCCCGGGCGGCGCGCTGGATTTCTTTTCAGACGTGGACGAAACGTCGAACGGTCCGGGTGACGTGAAGGCCCTCATTGAGGCGGCCAAGCGAAACAGTGTCCGATTCGCCGATCCGGCGCTGGGATAG
- a CDS encoding aromatic ring-hydroxylating oxygenase subunit alpha, producing MTLKMSTSGGSDTTARSLVDVDRGEISREIFTDASIFNRELEYLFPRAWLFVGHATQVSAPGQFFSSRMGSDPVLLTRDAQGDVNVLLNSCRHRGMAVCRYDEGRTLQFTCPYHGWSYSMDGSLVSTPGDLHGVPQQGMAYGNGLDKASWGLVRAAKVHNFKGLIFACWDPAAPDFDEYVGDFHYWLDNLADAFDGTEGATEVFRGVQKWRIRSNWKFVSENFLGDTYHGATTHASVEQVGIGPGGRNSRRHGERQDQGGFSKGRVKTSFRTGHGASDNLAYEIAYPEFAEEPALSEYFSQAWALRKERLEAQGRQLGGRGPATMFPNMSFSAGFPRTILVSHPISPTETEVWRWYLIDKNAPDDVRDWLRRYYMRYSGPGGMTEQDDMENWNYATQASQGVIARRYPYNYQQGLDMETPSALDQAVHSHHPIAGEVNARAFYRRWAEFTDNLSWPQLIELAKSDERAARS from the coding sequence ATGACGTTAAAAATGAGTACTTCAGGCGGTTCGGACACGACCGCTCGTAGTCTCGTCGATGTCGATCGCGGGGAGATCAGTCGCGAAATCTTCACCGATGCTTCGATTTTCAACCGTGAGTTGGAGTATTTGTTTCCGCGAGCCTGGTTGTTTGTGGGCCATGCCACGCAGGTGTCTGCGCCGGGCCAGTTCTTCTCGTCGAGGATGGGTTCGGATCCGGTGCTGTTGACCCGTGACGCTCAAGGCGATGTGAATGTCCTGCTCAATTCGTGCCGACATCGGGGTATGGCGGTGTGTCGCTACGACGAGGGCCGTACGCTGCAGTTCACCTGCCCCTACCATGGCTGGTCGTACTCGATGGACGGTTCGCTGGTGTCCACTCCAGGGGATTTGCACGGTGTGCCGCAGCAGGGCATGGCCTACGGCAATGGCCTTGACAAAGCGAGTTGGGGACTTGTCAGGGCTGCCAAGGTGCACAACTTCAAAGGCCTGATCTTCGCGTGCTGGGACCCCGCCGCCCCGGATTTCGACGAGTATGTCGGCGACTTTCACTATTGGCTGGACAACCTGGCTGATGCTTTCGATGGCACCGAGGGCGCGACCGAGGTGTTCCGTGGAGTGCAGAAGTGGCGCATCAGATCGAATTGGAAGTTCGTTTCAGAAAACTTTCTGGGCGATACCTATCACGGGGCGACGACTCACGCCTCAGTTGAACAGGTGGGTATCGGCCCGGGCGGCAGAAACTCCCGGCGTCACGGTGAACGACAGGATCAGGGTGGTTTTTCGAAGGGCCGAGTGAAGACGTCGTTTCGTACGGGCCACGGTGCATCGGACAACCTGGCGTATGAGATCGCCTATCCTGAGTTCGCCGAAGAACCGGCCTTGAGTGAGTACTTCTCCCAGGCCTGGGCACTCCGTAAAGAGCGGTTAGAGGCGCAGGGCAGACAGCTCGGTGGTCGTGGCCCAGCGACGATGTTCCCCAATATGTCGTTCTCCGCCGGTTTTCCGCGGACGATCCTGGTGTCACACCCGATCAGCCCCACCGAAACCGAAGTGTGGCGGTGGTACCTCATCGACAAGAACGCTCCCGATGATGTACGTGACTGGCTGCGCCGCTATTACATGCGCTACTCGGGTCCTGGAGGGATGACGGAGCAAGACGATATGGAGAACTGGAATTACGCGACGCAGGCCAGCCAGGGCGTGATAGCCCGGCGCTATCCCTACAACTATCAGCAGGGTCTCGATATGGAAACTCCCAGTGCGCTCGACCAGGCGGTGCATTCTCACCACCCCATCGCAGGCGAGGTGAATGCACGCGCCTTTTACCGGCGATGGGCCGAGTTCACCGACAACCTCTCGTGGCCTCAACTCATCGAACTTGCCAAATCCGACGAGAGAGCCGCACGGTCGTGA
- the istB gene encoding IS21-like element helper ATPase IstB, with protein sequence MTTTARGATDPIGADLLRLLKTLKLGAMADTLPERAALARQHKLSHIGFLETLLADEVSRRESRSAALRATKAGLDPTMRFDTWTAHEDLRYDRTLLGDLTSLRFLDAGQSAIVLGPVGVGKTHLATALGHMAIRRRHTVVFGRADKLFTRLRAARLDHTVDAEIRRLAAVDVLIIDDFALRPLDATETSDFYEIVVERHRAKTTIVTSNREPAEWLTMTADTLLAQSAIDRLTSAAHTLVIEGPSYRQRTRPQLDPDPADEHPQ encoded by the coding sequence ATGACCACCACCGCCCGTGGCGCCACCGACCCGATCGGCGCTGACCTGCTCCGACTGCTCAAGACCCTCAAACTCGGCGCGATGGCCGACACCCTGCCCGAACGCGCCGCTCTGGCCCGCCAACACAAACTCAGTCACATCGGGTTCCTGGAAACGCTGCTGGCCGACGAGGTCTCCCGACGCGAATCCCGCTCCGCCGCGTTGCGGGCGACCAAAGCCGGACTCGACCCCACCATGCGGTTTGATACCTGGACCGCACACGAGGACCTGCGCTATGACCGCACCCTGCTGGGGGATCTGACCTCACTGCGGTTCCTCGACGCCGGCCAGTCCGCGATCGTCCTCGGGCCCGTTGGTGTTGGCAAGACGCATCTGGCAACAGCATTGGGACACATGGCCATTCGACGCAGACACACCGTCGTGTTCGGCCGGGCCGACAAACTGTTCACCCGGCTGCGCGCCGCCCGCCTCGACCACACCGTCGACGCCGAGATCCGCCGCCTGGCCGCCGTGGACGTCCTGATCATCGACGACTTCGCGCTACGCCCGCTCGATGCCACCGAAACCAGCGACTTCTACGAGATCGTCGTCGAGCGCCATCGCGCCAAGACCACGATCGTGACGTCGAACCGCGAGCCCGCTGAATGGCTGACCATGACCGCCGACACCCTGCTGGCTCAATCAGCCATCGACCGGCTGACCTCCGCCGCGCACACCCTGGTCATCGAAGGACCGTCCTACCGCCAACGGACCCGGCCCCAGCTTGACCCAGACCCCGCCGACGAGCATCCTCAGTAA
- a CDS encoding NAD(P)-dependent oxidoreductase yields the protein MRRVGVIGLGGMGSALAASLLATDHYVVCFDIRPDVLRPIVELGAEAAADARELAGACDVVLTFLPGPSQVLEVALGSERGVLAGLADGAALLDMSTCNPEVAAIIGQAYDAAGRRFVDCPVSRKAPNMTVLVGGPSGVLGPDADVLAAVSRTLVYCGQRGAGYATKLLNQHIKYSWYLASAEALLIAEAMGLNAGDVADAIAECSGGDSGLTTAAAYFRHDTESVRNRAPASTITKDSALAERMATNAGIRSRTLEPVVDFFQSVAASEFRDRAYPESTELLQRIRSMPPKSTSTP from the coding sequence ATGAGGCGGGTCGGCGTGATCGGCTTGGGCGGCATGGGTTCCGCGCTGGCGGCGTCACTTCTTGCGACGGACCATTACGTAGTCTGTTTCGACATTCGGCCCGACGTATTACGCCCAATTGTCGAGCTAGGCGCCGAGGCTGCTGCGGACGCGCGTGAGTTGGCCGGCGCATGTGATGTCGTTTTGACGTTCCTCCCGGGGCCGAGTCAGGTGCTGGAGGTGGCGCTCGGGTCGGAGCGAGGTGTCCTGGCCGGCCTTGCCGACGGGGCCGCCCTGCTGGATATGTCGACCTGTAATCCCGAGGTCGCAGCAATCATCGGTCAGGCCTACGACGCGGCTGGGAGGCGTTTTGTCGATTGCCCCGTCAGCCGAAAGGCGCCGAACATGACCGTTCTGGTCGGAGGCCCAAGCGGGGTGCTCGGCCCTGATGCCGATGTCCTCGCCGCCGTCTCGCGCACCTTGGTGTACTGCGGCCAACGAGGTGCGGGATATGCCACCAAGCTCCTCAACCAGCACATCAAGTACAGCTGGTACCTCGCTTCGGCGGAAGCCCTCTTAATCGCTGAGGCGATGGGATTGAATGCCGGCGACGTAGCCGACGCGATCGCGGAGTGCAGCGGGGGGGACTCGGGTCTCACCACGGCGGCGGCGTACTTCCGCCACGACACCGAGTCAGTTAGAAACCGCGCCCCCGCTAGCACCATTACGAAAGACTCCGCGCTCGCGGAACGAATGGCGACGAACGCCGGTATCCGCAGCAGGACGCTTGAGCCCGTCGTGGACTTCTTCCAAAGCGTTGCGGCCTCGGAGTTTCGCGACCGTGCCTACCCCGAAAGCACAGAACTTCTTCAACGAATCCGGTCGATGCCTCCGAAGTCAACCTCCACGCCGTGA
- a CDS encoding 3-phenylpropionate/cinnamic acid dioxygenase subunit beta — protein MSATGGEISTRQDAVEKLLLQAEIADFLYREADLLDERRYSEWLGLLTDDYEYSVPLRANVAYDDLAQLEQTQEGHDICWFDEKKETVALRVEQLMTGLHWAEEPVSRVSHLVTNVRIEGVDGAEVEVSCRFLVYRNRVADETDFLVGRRKDRLRRVAGDWQLCRRRLLLDQTVLLAKNLSIIL, from the coding sequence GTGAGTGCAACGGGCGGTGAAATTTCCACGAGGCAGGATGCGGTAGAGAAGTTGCTGCTTCAGGCCGAAATCGCCGATTTCCTCTATCGGGAAGCCGACCTGCTCGACGAACGACGTTACTCCGAATGGCTCGGTCTGCTCACCGACGACTACGAGTACTCCGTTCCACTGCGGGCGAACGTCGCCTACGACGACCTCGCGCAGCTGGAGCAGACTCAGGAAGGTCACGACATCTGCTGGTTCGACGAGAAAAAGGAGACCGTCGCTTTGCGGGTGGAGCAGCTGATGACTGGCCTGCACTGGGCCGAAGAACCCGTCTCGCGAGTGTCACACCTAGTCACCAACGTGCGTATTGAAGGAGTAGACGGCGCGGAAGTCGAGGTGAGTTGCCGGTTCCTGGTGTATCGAAACCGGGTCGCCGATGAGACTGATTTTCTGGTCGGCCGGCGCAAGGACCGGTTGCGCCGCGTCGCCGGTGACTGGCAACTGTGCCGTCGCCGGCTACTCCTCGACCAAACGGTCTTACTCGCTAAGAACCTGTCGATCATTCTATGA